The Deltaproteobacteria bacterium genome has a segment encoding these proteins:
- the leuB gene encoding 3-isopropylmalate dehydrogenase — MKRFNVAVLPGDGIGPEIVAEALKVLKAVGSRFGAEFNLTEALVGGASIDANGVPLTDEVLSIALGSDAVLLGAVGGPKWEGLDYSVRPERALLALRKELGLFANLRPARIYKELIEASTLKPEVIEGVDLVVVRELTGGLYFGSPRGVEKLPDGTERGVNTMVYTTSEIERIARVGFEVARKRSKKLCSVDKANVLEATELWRKVVVRVSKDYPDVELSHMYVDNCSMQLIRNPRQFDVIVTENTFGDILSDEASMLTGSIGMLPSASLGSGKGRAMYEPIHGSAPDIAGKGMANPIATILSASMMLRYSFDMNEAADSIDMAVEKVLRKNLRTADIMQPGMTRVSCSEMGEAVLKEL, encoded by the coding sequence GTGAAAAGGTTCAATGTCGCTGTATTGCCAGGGGACGGCATAGGCCCGGAGATCGTCGCAGAGGCGCTCAAGGTCCTCAAGGCCGTCGGTTCGAGGTTCGGGGCGGAGTTCAATCTGACCGAGGCCCTCGTGGGTGGCGCGTCCATCGACGCCAACGGCGTGCCGCTTACGGATGAAGTGCTGAGCATCGCCCTCGGGAGCGACGCCGTTCTTCTGGGTGCGGTCGGCGGCCCAAAATGGGAGGGGCTCGATTATTCCGTAAGGCCCGAGAGGGCGCTTCTTGCCTTGAGAAAAGAGCTCGGCCTATTCGCAAACTTGAGGCCCGCGAGGATATACAAGGAGCTCATAGAGGCGTCGACCCTCAAGCCCGAGGTAATAGAGGGCGTGGACCTCGTCGTGGTAAGGGAGCTTACCGGCGGGCTTTATTTCGGCTCGCCGAGGGGTGTCGAGAAGCTTCCGGACGGGACCGAGCGTGGCGTTAACACGATGGTCTATACTACCTCTGAAATAGAGAGGATAGCACGGGTGGGGTTCGAGGTCGCAAGGAAGCGGAGTAAGAAGCTCTGCAGCGTCGACAAGGCCAACGTCCTCGAGGCTACCGAGCTCTGGAGGAAGGTGGTCGTAAGGGTGTCGAAGGATTACCCGGATGTTGAACTGAGCCACATGTACGTAGATAACTGCTCCATGCAGCTCATAAGGAACCCCAGGCAGTTCGACGTTATCGTGACCGAGAACACCTTCGGCGACATACTTTCTGACGAAGCTTCGATGCTTACCGGCTCCATCGGGATGCTGCCTTCCGCGAGCCTCGGCTCGGGAAAGGGGAGGGCCATGTACGAGCCCATACACGGGAGCGCACCGGACATAGCCGGAAAGGGCATGGCGAACCCCATTGCGACCATACTATCCGCGTCCATGATGCTCCGCTACTCCTTTGACATGAACGAGGCCGCTGACTCGATCGACATGGCTGTCGAGAAGGTCCTAAGGAAAAACCTCCGGACCGCCGATATCATGCAGCCCGGCATGACCCGCGTAAGCTGCTCCGAGATGGGAGAGGCTGTATTGAAGGAGCTTTGA